A single Ctenopharyngodon idella isolate HZGC_01 chromosome 22, HZGC01, whole genome shotgun sequence DNA region contains:
- the lrrc23 gene encoding leucine-rich repeat-containing protein 23 — protein MSVSDEDEVLKAESEEEDEGKEKEISGREDKLESCPLTQDMMAKSLSLLCRTGNGLSHAYVRLDLKSKGLTDLALISSFIHLRYLDISSNHLSDFSPLAGLTQLLWVKGDSNLLQRFEGQPFGQLTYLQWLSFANNRLFDVKGIGGPALETLNLTGNGIQNMQGLEYHNLTNLVTLELRGNCLETTDAIYLPNLRHLYLAQNNLKRLEGLEKLENLNTLHLRDNQLESLDGLSPNMKSLKYLNVRGNLISSMRALRNLVSVGQTLKALVLLENPLAKTDDYRMYVISHLPQLERLDKDPITAEEKSAAQEKEFEDEFAEDQEDN, from the exons ATGTCAGTCTCTGATGAAGATGAGGTGTTGAAAGCAGAGTCTGAGGAAGAGGATGAAGGGAAAGAGAAGGAGATTTCAGGACGAGAGGATAAG CTAGAGTCCTGTCCGCTAACCCAGGACATGATGGCGAAAAGCTTGTCCTTATTGTGTCGCACAGGGAATGGTCTGTCTCATGCCTATGTCAGACTTGACCTTAAAAGCAA GGGTCTGACAGACCTGGCCTTGATCAGCTCCTTCATCCATCTGCGCTACTTGGACATCTCCTCCAATCATTTGTCAGACTTCTCTCCATTGGCCGGCCTCACTCAGCTGTTGTGGGTGAAGGGAGACAGTAACCTGCTTCAGAGGTTCGAGGGTCAGCCGTTTGGCCAGCTCACTTACCTACAGTGGCTCAGCTTTGCCAACAACCGCCTGTTTGATGTTAAGGGCATTGGAGGCCCAGCACTGGAAACCCTCAATCTCACTG GTAATGGTATCCAGAACATGCAGGGCCTGGAATATCACAATCTAACCAATCTGGTGACTCTTGAGCTCAGAGGAAATTGTTTGGAAACTACAGATGCCATTTACCTCCCCAATTTACGCCACTTGTATCTG GCTCAAAACAACCTAAAACGATTGGAGGGTCTGGAGAAGCTTGAGAATCTCAACACTCTTCACCTCAGAGATAACCAGTTAGAATCACTGGATGGACTCAGCCCCAATATGAAATCTCTAAAGTATCTTAATGTCAG GGGGAACCTTATATCTTCTATGAGGGCTTTGCGAAATCTTGTGAGTGTCGGGCAAACACTGAAGGCCCTTGTGCTCTTGGAGAACCCTTTAGCGAAGACTGACGATTACAGGATGTATGTGATCTCGCATCTCCCCCAGCTTGAGCGCCTGGACAAGGATCCCATCACAGCTGAAGAGAAGTCTGCGGCCCAGGAGAAG gaatttgAAGATGAATTTGCTGAAGATCAAGAGGATAACTGA
- the tktb gene encoding transketolase-like protein 2 yields MSYHKPDEKTLQGLKDIANKLRIHSIKETCASNSGHPTSCCSAAELMSVLFFHTMRYKADDPRNPCNDRFILSKGHAAPILYAAWTEAGYIKESELLNLRKVDSDLEGHPTPKLSFVDVATGSLGQGLGAACGMAYTGKYFDKSSYRVFCLMGDGECSEGSVWEAMAFASYYKLDNLVAIIDVNRLGQSEAAPLQHDVNAFKGRCEAFGFNTYVVDGHDVEELCKAMWHAKQIKGKPTAIVAKTFKGKGLKGIEDLDNWHGKPMPKDRADELINDLLSQIQSPNKPLHPQQPNDDAAPADLTPIHLLTAPEYKIGDKISTRKAYGVALKKMGDASPRVVALDGDTKNSTFSDIFRKAHPERYIECFIAEQNMVSVAIGCATRDRTVAFASTFAAFFARAYDHIRMAAISQSNVNLVGSHCGVSIGEDGPSQMALEDLAMFRAVPTCTVFYPSDGVSTERAVELAANTRGICFIRTSRPDTAVLYDAEEKFEIGKAKVVRQSKKDQVTVIGAGVTLHEALEAYEQLAKEGVNIRIIDPFTIKPLDASTIVESARATGGRVITVEDHYKEGGLGEAVLSAVGEEPGIVVHRLAVSHVPRSGKPQELLDMFGISAKCIVAAVKRTFAN; encoded by the exons ATGAGCTATCACAAACCCGACGAGAAAACTCTGCAAGGCCTGAAAGACATCGCGAACAAGCTCAGGATTCACTCCATCAAGGAAACATGCGCCTCAAACTCCGG ACATCCCACCTCGTGCTGCAGCGCTGCAGAGCTCATGTCAGTGCTGTTCTTCCACACCATGCGTTACAAAGCTGACGATCCTCGTAACCCCTGCAATGACCGCTTCATCTTGTCCAAG GGTCATGCTGCACCCATTCTGTATGCTGCCTGGACAGAGGCTGGATACATCAAAGAGTCTGAGCTGCTGAACCTGCGTAAGGTCGACTCTGACTTGGAGGGTCACCCCACTCCT AAACTATCGTTTGTGGATGTGGCGACAGGTTCTCTTGGCCAGGGTTTGGGTGCTGCCTGCGGTATGGCCTACACCGGAAAATACTTCGATAAATCTAG CTACCGTGTGTTCTGCCTGATGGGAGATGGTGAGTGTTCAGAAGGATCTGTGTGGGAAGCCATGGCTTTTGCCTCCTATTACAAGCTTGACAATCTGGTGGCCATTATTGATGTGAACCGTCTGGGCCAGAGTGAAGCAGCACCACTGCAGCACGACGTGAACGCCTTCAAGGGGCGCTGCGAGGCTTTCGG CTTCAACACTTATGTGGTGGACGGCCATGATGTGGAGGAGCTGTGCAAGGCTATGTGGCATGCCAAACAAATAAAAGGGAAGCCCACTGCCATTGTAGCCAAAACTTTTAAGGGCAAAGGCCTCAAAG GCATTGAGGATCTGGATAACTGGCATGGGAAGCCTATGCCTAAAGACCGTGCGGATGAGCTGATTAATGACCTTCTGAGTCAGATCCAGTCCCCCAATAAGCCCCTCCACCCTCAACAGCCCAATGATGATGCTGCTCCAGCCGACCTCACCCCCATCCACCTGCTCACAGCTCCAGAATACAAGATCGGAGACAAG ATATCCACTAGGAAGGCTTATGGGGTTGCCCTGAAGAAGATGGGAGATGCCAGCCCTCGTGTGGTGGCCCTGGATGGTGACACCAAGAACTCAACCTTCTCTGATATCTTCAGGAAGGCCCATCCCGAACGCTACATTGAGTGCTTCATTGCCGAGCAGAACATG GTGAGTGTGGCTATTGGTTGTGCCACTCGTGATCGCACGGTTGCATTCGCCAGCACTTTTGCCGCATTCTTTGCTCGTGCCTATGACCACATCCGTATGGCAGCGATCTCCCAGTCTAACGTCAACCTGGTCGGCTCTCACTGTGGCGTTTCCATTG GTGAGGATGGCCCTTCACAGATGGCACTGGAGGATCTCGCAATGTTCCGCGCTGTTCCAACATGCACAGTGTTTTACCCCAGTGATGGAGTATCTACTGAGAGAGCTGTGGAACTTGCAGCCAATACAAGG GGTATCTGTTTCATCCGCACCAGTCGACCTGACACTGCAGTCCTCTATGATGCTGAAGAGAAATTTGAAATTGGCAAAGCCAAg GTGGTGCGGCAGTCCAAAAAAGATCAGGTGACTGTCATTGGAGCTGGAGTAACACTGCATGAGGCTCTGGAAGCATATGAACAACTGGCCAAAGAAG GTGTGAACATTCGGATTATCGACCCATTCACCATTAAGCCCCTGGATGCCTCTACTATTGTGGAAAGTGCTCGTGCCACAGGAGGAAGGGTGATCACTGTAGAGGACCACTACAAAGAGG GTGGTCTGGGCGAGGCTGTCCTGTCTGCAGTGGGTGAAGAGCCTGGCATTGTGGTGCACCGGCTGGCCGTGAGCCATGTTCCTCGTAGCGGCAAACCGCAGGAGCTTCTGGACATGTTTGGCATCAGTGCCAAATGTATCGTTGCTGCCGTCAAGCGTACTTTTGCCAACTGA
- the tnnc1b gene encoding troponin C type 1b (slow) yields the protein MDDVYKAAVENLTEEQKNEFRAAFDIFVQDAEDGCISTKELGKVMRMLGQNPTQEELQEMVDEVDEDGSGTVDFDEFLVMMVRCMKEESKGKSEEELAEVFRMFDKNGDGYIDLDELKNMLESTGEAITEDDIEELMKDGDKNNDGKIDYDEFLDFMKGVE from the exons ATGGATGATGTATATAAAGCAGCG GTGGAGAACTTGACAGAAGAACAGAAAAATG AGTTTCGCGCTGCGTTTGACATCTTCGTGCAGGATGCTGAGGATGGCTGCATCAGCACTAAGGAGTTGGGGAAGGTGATGAGGATGCTGGGCCAGAACCCCACTCAAGAAGAGCTGCAGGAAATGGTAGATGAAGTAGATGAGGATG GAAGCGGGACAGTAGACTTTGATGAGTTCTTGGTGATGATGGTGCGCTGTATGAAAGAGGAGAGCAAAGGAAAATCAGAAGAGGAGCTGGCTGAGGTCTTCCGCATGTTTGATAA GAATGGAGATGGTTACATTGATTTAGATGAGCTGAAGAACATGCTGGAGTCGACAGGTGAGGCCATCACTGAGGACGACATTGAGGAACTCATGAAGGACGGAGACAAGAACAACGACGGCAAGATCGATTACGACG AGTTCTTGGACTTCATGAAGGGTGTCGAGTAA